Below is a genomic region from Paenibacillus rhizovicinus.
TGCGGCGAGCTGGAGCCTGGTCTTGTCGTTGCAATCGTCGCCGACGGTATGGGCGGCCATCAGGCGGGCGACGTGGCAAGCAAGCTGGCCGTCGATACGTTTCGCGAAGCGCTGCAAGGCTCCACGGCGGCTATGACGCTGGAGGAACGCAAGACGCTGATTAGCCAGGCGATTCTGCAGGCTAATGAAGTTGTTTTCGACACGGCATCCAATAATGAGCAGTACCACAATATGGGCACGACGGTCGTGGCCGCGCTGCTGACGAATGAGAATGGCGTTCTCGGTCATATCGGGGACAGCCGGGCCTATCAATGGCGCGACGGCGTCCTTACGCAGCTGACGGAAGACCATACGCTTGTAAATGAGCTGGTGAAATCCGGGCAAATTACGCCGGAGGAAGCAGCCAAGCATCCGCGCAGGAACGTCCTGACGCGGGCGCTGGGCACAGACCCGCAAGTCGAGGTCGATGTCAGAGGGATTTCTTGGCTGAAGGACGACCTGATTCTCATTTGCAGCGACGGGCTGTCCAGTATGATCGACGCTGCGGCGATTATCGAAACGCTGCAGCAGAATGAGCTTGACTTGGAACAGAAAGCGGACAGGCTCGTCCAGCTTGCGCTCCAGGCGGGCGGAGACGATAATGTGACCGTCGTGCTGCTGCATCATGCCGAAGACACAGAGCTTGAGGGGTGATCGACATGATAGGACATGAGCTTGGCGGAAGATATGAAATTATAACGCGCGTCGGCGGAGGCGGCATGGCGCTTGTTTACAAAGCCCATGACGTATTGTTGAACCGTTTCGTCGCCGTTAAAGTGCTTCGCCAGCAATTCGTGCATGACGAGGAATTTATTCGGCGTTTCAGACGGGAAGCGCAGTCGGCGGCTGCCCTTTCGCATCCGAACGTCGTCAGTATCTATGATGTAGGTCAAGAGGATGATACGCATTACATCGTCATGGAATACGTCGAAGGCAACAATCTGAATGAAATCATCAAAGAACGCGCGCCGCTTCAAGCGGAAGAAGCTGTTCGGATCGCGATTCAAATTTGCGATGCCTTGGAGCACGCGCATCATAACCAAATCATCCATCGCGACATTAAGCCTCATAATATACTTATCGGCAAGAACGGACGCGTGAAAGTTACGGATTTCGGCATCGCCCGCGCCGTAACGTCGTCTACCATCACGCAAACCGGTTCCATGGTCGGCTCGGTTCATTATTTCTCGCCCGAGCATGCCAAAGGATCCGTGACCGGCGAAAAGTCGGACTTGTATTCGCTTGGCATTGTGCTCTATCAGATGCTGACAGGCAAGCTGCCGTTCCTCGGCGAAAGCCCGATCAGCGTCGCGCTGAAGCATTTGCAGGAGAATTTCGAAGAACCGCGCGAGCTCAATCCGTACATACCGCAGAGCGTCGAGAACGTAATCTTGAAGGCGATGCGCAAAAATCAGAACGAGCGGTATCGTTCGGCATCCGAGATGCTGCGCGACCTCGAAACGTGCTTGCAGCCCGAGCGGCTGCGCGAGCCGAAGATCGAGTTCGGCCATCCCGATTTCGACGAGACGCGTGTCATGCCCGCCATCCGCGGCAGCATTTCGGATACGCTGGCAGCCTCCGCGATATCGGCCAAATCCGATCACGCGACTGCCGCCGATCGACCGGAACGCGAACGACAGGAACGCGAACGGGCGGTCCCGGATCGGCAAATGGCCACGACGGCCGCGGCGCGGCCGGATGCGCCCGAAGGTAAGGACGACCGCTGGGATGCCAGCGGCATGGAGGACAAGCGCAAGCGTAAATGGGTGAAGCCCGTCGTAACCGTCGCTTCCACGCTGATCATTATCGTACTTGTTTATTGGGGCGCGATGACCGTACTCGGCTGGTTCGACATCAAAGAGGTCGAAGTGCCGAATGTCGTCAACATGACGGAGACCGATGCCCGCACCGCGCTTGAGCAGGCCGGGCTGAAGGTCGAGGAACCGACCATTAGAACGGACAAAGAAGGCGTCGCCAAGGACATCGTGTACGAGCAGTCGAAGCCGAACCAGCGCGTGAAGGTCGGCGCGTTCATTAAACTGTACGTCAGCACGGGACCGAAGATGGCGACGGCTTCCAACTATCTAGGCAAGTTGTACGAAGATGTGGAAGCCGAGCTCGTCGGACTTGGCGTGAGCAAGGACAATATTGCCAAAGAAGAGATCTACAGCGACGAAGCGCCCGGCACGATTCTCGAACAGACGCCGGCTGCCGGCGAAGAGTTCGATCCGAAGAAAGCATCATTCAAGCTGACCGTCAGCCAAGGCAAAGAAACGTTCAAAATGCCGAAGGTCATCGACAAGATGCAAAGCGCGGCGATCTCGCAGCTTCGCTCTTTGGGACTGACGGTGAACGAAGACGACATCGTCTACGAGAAGAGCTATAAGCCGAAAGGTACCGTCCTTGCCCAATATCCGTATGATCCGGACGCGGAAGTCGCGAAAGGCGCGCCGATCACGCTTACGATCAGCTCCGGCTTGCCGGAAGATGCGCTCGAATACACGTTCAATATGCTCATATCTCCGGCGAAAGCAGGAAAAACGAGCGAGATCCGAATCTATTATACCGACGCGACCGGCGAGAAAATCGAATGGGGCAAGCGCAATATCAAAGACACCCAGCCGTTCTCCGTCAACGTAACGCTGGCGCCGAACACGGAAGCCACGGTGACGATCATGAGGGATAAGCAAGTCGTCGACTCGTTCTCGAAGACGTACGAAGATGTGAAATCGGGAGCTGACTCGCCGCCGGAAACGGTGCCTGGCCAAGATGAGCCGCCCGCCGACCAGCCAGCTCAAGCCGAGGAGAATCCAACGAATGGCAGTACGAACACAACCACAAACTCGCCGACAAACACGGGCACAGATCAAGGAACAAACACAGGAACAGGAACAGATGGAGGAACAGACGCAACCGTCGAGCAATAAAGAAGAGCAATCCGGAAGAATCGTTAAAGCGCTGAGCGGGTATTATTATGTACGCCCTGCCGCGAATCCTTCCGGAAGCGGCAGCGACATTCAATGCCGGGCAAGAGGGATCTTCAAGAAGCGCGGCGAATCGCCGCTTGTCGGCGATATCGTCGATTTCGAAGAGACGGAGAACGGGGAAGGCGCGGTGAATGCAATCAAGCCGCGCTCGTCCGAATTGATTCGTCCGCCGGTGGCGAACGTGGATCTGGCCGTATTGGTGTTCTCCGTAACGGAGCCGGCATTGAATTTACAACTGCTCGACAAGTTTCTCGTTCATATCGAGCATGCCGGGATCCCGGCCGTCTTATGTCTAAGTAAACAGGATTTAGCCGAGAACGGCGTGGAAACGGAAGAAGCGGCGCAGGCGATTCGCGACGTGCGGCGCGTTTACGAGCCCATCGGCTATGAAGTGATCGGAACCAGCTCGAAGCGAGGAGAGGGCACTGCCGAGCTCAAGGAACGGCTTCAGGGGCATTTGGCGGTGTTCGCCGGGCAATCCGGCGTTGGGAAATCTTCGCTGCTGAATGCGCTCGTTCCGGGGCTTACGCTCGAAACGAACGCGATCAGCAACCGGCTGGGACGCGGCAAGCATACGACGCGCCATGTCGAGCTGATCGATATCGGCGGCGGCTTCGTGGCGGATACCCCGGGGTTCAGCCAGCTGGATTTCACCGAGCTCGGCATCGAAGAACTAGGCAGCTGTTTCAAAGAAATGAGGGAGCGGTCCTCCTCGTGCAAGTTCCGGGGCTGCACGCATATCCATGAGCCGGAATGCGCAGTGCTGGAAGCTTTGGAAAGAGGAGAAGTCTCGCCAAGCCGGCACGCCAATTACGTGCTGTTCATGGCAGAGATGAAAGAGAAAAAGCGGAGGTACTGACATGTCTATCATAGCACCATCGATCCTGTCCGCGAACTTCGCGGCACTCGCAGAAGAAATCAAAGACGTGGAACGTGCCGGAGCGGATTGGATTCATATCGACGTCATGGACGGCCATTTCGTGCCGACGCTGACTTTTGGCCCAATGATTATCCAAGCCGTGAGGCCGGCAACGAAGCTCGTATTCGACGTCCATCTCATGATCGAGCAGCCGGAGCTGCACATTCCGAATTACGTCGCGGCGGGAGCGGATCGAATTACCGTTCATGCAGAGGCCTGCGTCCATTTGCACCGCGTCATCCATCAAATCAAAGAAGCCGGTCTGCCTGCGGGCGTAGCGCTGAATCCGGCTACGCCGATCCATGTATTGGAGAACGTCATCGACGATATCGACATGGTATTGATCATGACGGTCAATCCCGGCTTCGGCGGCCAGAAGTTCATCCCGCAATCGCTGAACAAGATTCGCCAGCTGCGCGAGCTGCTGACGGCGCGCGGACGCGGCGACATGCTCATTCAGGTCGACGGCGGCATTAACGCCGATACGGCTCCGCTCGTCAGGGAAGCGGGAAGCGACGTCTTCGTAGCAGGCAATGCCGTGTTTACCGAACGGGATCGCGCGGCGGCCATCGCTGCACTGCGTTAAGGGGCGTTTCGCATGGGTGAGCGTCTGAAGAAAGCATTCCTGCTGTTCCTGTACAGCGCCGGGTGCGGCATCTTTTTGTTCGTGTTCACGATTATGAAGGGCATGGCGAACCTGGCGTTCTCCTTGCTTGCCGTACTCATCGCGATCCATTACTTCAAGCGGGTCTCGTCGATCCGCTCGCGCATTGCGTTTGTCGTGCTCGCGCTGCTGTTTTTTCTTATTTCCGTCTTTATCTATGCAGCCGTAACGGCTGCAAAAACCGCTCCTTAGAAGGGTTCACTGACAGGGCATCGGCTAAAGCCAAGTCCTCCGGGTTGGAATAGGACAGTCTTCGGGCGCATAGGATGGTTACATGAACGAACGTTCTTGTAGCCTTTTTTTGTGGGAACTTACTTGAAGGCGGGGAACTGTTACGGATGTTTATCACCTGCTGTCAGGGCGAGTTGCGCCAAGGCTATCCTTGCTCATGCGAGGCAACGACAGCTTGTATTCTGCCTGCAGATGCTCTTTCAGTGCAGTGCCAGCAAAACCTTAGGAGGGGTGGAGCATGAAATTTTACACAATCAAGCTGCCGAAGTTTTTAGGTGGCTTTGTGAAGGCGATTCTAAATACGTTTCAGAAGAGCTAACGGCGGCGCTCCGAACGGCAGCCCCTGGAACGGCCCTGAGCATGCGGGAATCTGAGCGCGAAAGAACCGTAAGTGGCGGCGGAGCTTTCGCGTTTAGACATGCAAAAAAGCACCTGATATGGATCAGGTGCTTTTTGTTCATGGCTTTATGCCACTATACACGTGTAACAAGACCGGATTTAAGAGCACGAGTGCTGACATAAACGCGTTTTGGCTTGCCGTTAACTAGGATTCTAACTTTCTGAACGTTAACGCCCCAAGAGCGGCGGGTTTTGTTGTTAGCGTGCGAAACGTTGTTACCTACGCCAGGGCCTTTGCCCGTAACGAAACATTTGCGAGACATGGAATACACCTCCCTTAAAGAATCACTGCAAACAAACAGACTCCAATATAATAGCACAAGTATTGGCTTTCTACAAGCGCTTGTCAACATTCGTTTCTGCCCTCTACAGCTTAAAAAATGAAGAAAAGAGTCGAGAATGGGGGGCTGGACTTCAAAATCGTTCAAATTTATAGTACAATGTGGTTTAGTCCATAATAAAACGGTGAAGGAGTGGTTTTCCATGCCTGTGCAGATTAATTCCGAATTCGGAAACGTATTTATAACCGATCATGTGATTTCCGTCCTTGCCGGTTCAGCAGCGATGGATTGTTATGGACTGGTAGGCATGGCTTCAAGAAAGCAGCTCAAAGACGGCATAGCCGAGCTGCTGGGTCGAGATAATCTGTCGCGCGGTGTAGAAGTCCACCGAGAGAACGATTTCTTACACATAGATTTATACATCATCGTTAGCTACGGCACAAAAATTTCCGAAGTCGCACATAACATTCAGTCGAAAGTGAAATATGTGATGAACGAGGTTGTCGGCGTTAAGGTAGACGTTGTCAATATTTTTGTCCAAGGCGTACGGGTATCTCGGTAGGAAGGGGTAATCACGCTTGATTAAACGCTTTATTAACGGCTCGGATTTTATGAGCATGGTCCTGAGCGGAGCGGACA
It encodes:
- the spoVM gene encoding stage V sporulation protein SpoVM, with the translated sequence MKFYTIKLPKFLGGFVKAILNTFQKS
- the rpmB gene encoding 50S ribosomal protein L28 codes for the protein MSRKCFVTGKGPGVGNNVSHANNKTRRSWGVNVQKVRILVNGKPKRVYVSTRALKSGLVTRV
- the pknB gene encoding Stk1 family PASTA domain-containing Ser/Thr kinase; the protein is MIGHELGGRYEIITRVGGGGMALVYKAHDVLLNRFVAVKVLRQQFVHDEEFIRRFRREAQSAAALSHPNVVSIYDVGQEDDTHYIVMEYVEGNNLNEIIKERAPLQAEEAVRIAIQICDALEHAHHNQIIHRDIKPHNILIGKNGRVKVTDFGIARAVTSSTITQTGSMVGSVHYFSPEHAKGSVTGEKSDLYSLGIVLYQMLTGKLPFLGESPISVALKHLQENFEEPRELNPYIPQSVENVILKAMRKNQNERYRSASEMLRDLETCLQPERLREPKIEFGHPDFDETRVMPAIRGSISDTLAASAISAKSDHATAADRPERERQERERAVPDRQMATTAAARPDAPEGKDDRWDASGMEDKRKRKWVKPVVTVASTLIIIVLVYWGAMTVLGWFDIKEVEVPNVVNMTETDARTALEQAGLKVEEPTIRTDKEGVAKDIVYEQSKPNQRVKVGAFIKLYVSTGPKMATASNYLGKLYEDVEAELVGLGVSKDNIAKEEIYSDEAPGTILEQTPAAGEEFDPKKASFKLTVSQGKETFKMPKVIDKMQSAAISQLRSLGLTVNEDDIVYEKSYKPKGTVLAQYPYDPDAEVAKGAPITLTISSGLPEDALEYTFNMLISPAKAGKTSEIRIYYTDATGEKIEWGKRNIKDTQPFSVNVTLAPNTEATVTIMRDKQVVDSFSKTYEDVKSGADSPPETVPGQDEPPADQPAQAEENPTNGSTNTTTNSPTNTGTDQGTNTGTGTDGGTDATVEQ
- the rpe gene encoding ribulose-phosphate 3-epimerase, which gives rise to MSIIAPSILSANFAALAEEIKDVERAGADWIHIDVMDGHFVPTLTFGPMIIQAVRPATKLVFDVHLMIEQPELHIPNYVAAGADRITVHAEACVHLHRVIHQIKEAGLPAGVALNPATPIHVLENVIDDIDMVLIMTVNPGFGGQKFIPQSLNKIRQLRELLTARGRGDMLIQVDGGINADTAPLVREAGSDVFVAGNAVFTERDRAAAIAALR
- a CDS encoding YfhO family protein, whose protein sequence is MGERLKKAFLLFLYSAGCGIFLFVFTIMKGMANLAFSLLAVLIAIHYFKRVSSIRSRIAFVVLALLFFLISVFIYAAVTAAKTAP
- the rsgA gene encoding ribosome small subunit-dependent GTPase A; this encodes MEEQTQPSSNKEEQSGRIVKALSGYYYVRPAANPSGSGSDIQCRARGIFKKRGESPLVGDIVDFEETENGEGAVNAIKPRSSELIRPPVANVDLAVLVFSVTEPALNLQLLDKFLVHIEHAGIPAVLCLSKQDLAENGVETEEAAQAIRDVRRVYEPIGYEVIGTSSKRGEGTAELKERLQGHLAVFAGQSGVGKSSLLNALVPGLTLETNAISNRLGRGKHTTRHVELIDIGGGFVADTPGFSQLDFTELGIEELGSCFKEMRERSSSCKFRGCTHIHEPECAVLEALERGEVSPSRHANYVLFMAEMKEKKRRY
- a CDS encoding Stp1/IreP family PP2C-type Ser/Thr phosphatase, giving the protein MALRSDIGRIRLLNEDQGWCGELEPGLVVAIVADGMGGHQAGDVASKLAVDTFREALQGSTAAMTLEERKTLISQAILQANEVVFDTASNNEQYHNMGTTVVAALLTNENGVLGHIGDSRAYQWRDGVLTQLTEDHTLVNELVKSGQITPEEAAKHPRRNVLTRALGTDPQVEVDVRGISWLKDDLILICSDGLSSMIDAAAIIETLQQNELDLEQKADRLVQLALQAGGDDNVTVVLLHHAEDTELEG
- a CDS encoding Asp23/Gls24 family envelope stress response protein, yielding MPVQINSEFGNVFITDHVISVLAGSAAMDCYGLVGMASRKQLKDGIAELLGRDNLSRGVEVHRENDFLHIDLYIIVSYGTKISEVAHNIQSKVKYVMNEVVGVKVDVVNIFVQGVRVSR